One window from the genome of Alosa alosa isolate M-15738 ecotype Scorff River chromosome 15, AALO_Geno_1.1, whole genome shotgun sequence encodes:
- the npat gene encoding protein NPAT isoform X2 → MLVENRVVYSWYLQEEGLSGTSRAFILESPNLKEYAEHSTEDGLIPACVFSLFGKNLKTILNEYVASKTKEISQENHAPAMLSSLWKKLDITLNQIKCLENSPIVYSSQRMRTKNGIIRNRALASPMACPSPSGVMAPSPSSCAPSPLPTPHGAPGHSTPVCVSQARLSPLTLSHPHVQDVSRLSINLSHNTPLQIIVPDQRLTPGPLSPARRKCDSPRRRGGCLASGSGTSRANITSSGLTQEGQGEEVVSENFPQMVIENAREKILKDRSLQEKLAENINKILASDNSPQASKAACSSVDQDQSIDEILGLQGEIHMTDDAIQDILEQTESDPAFQALFDLFDYGKEKTTGAEEVEGGQRDQESQDICHVEEPTETGHLGPVQEDSASCAEPSAVPRARARGAQEAKNKRKSTLSSNAPKNPAPALPSGLPPSQPASESPVSGRGSSADPKQRVGRRHTRPSQHLSQASRSTDIEDTVNMDVDDPVVPETDSVSLAQEQSQVSKGPGAEQPPAIVGSQLLGTARDLLLTASAPVATAGYEGQQESAQGHGASRSAEKAPEVLRGSNNKGPVGEVDQSKKEGPLSQGGQAVQKSQTPDSLRGSGVSVLPPSAPAARPAAVPSSSSAAETDPGQIVSLKIIVSDEQEQPSTDTSLSQAVSSISEERIPTIYLSSPAKSPARGVLLSAPSSGVTPEETVQAVSCLQRTEVTQDGHQPLAPGGAGDGFFQLLPASTGPSSYFVVTDQVLPGDHQSSVVVVPGAPATQSKLTTLPQVLATPPRSRTGPQPYGSTFIISSPVQSMLQSVMLPVSVMSQNNTGKFTIVPNQVLTLPCTTSVTQPATLVAKPNMAPQQDASNLGKTVKSIAAPPEKVTAPPQKVTAPTQKMAAPVPKAAVPLQCQSTEPGKAGGAPGHVRMLCFDAPSSNTPTPPAAPAPAPVGSGSPATQTRSPAPTGSPPTEKQTSREGGRAETPKPIILGGSRSKRRVETVRVEDQTPQPSAFTAPQNRDTSVKIPAASAGKDKSSDAPKAAAAAVQQGPSTRFESRRKPHMTEKPDAGHTSSNVAQNTKPSERLHLQSAKSTGAKRDGKESGKQEMVKAQDGRAVTEERTAAPQGASPVTANKENELEAHRGKERGQPASPAPLDPASAPSAAASKALSKTSPLTKQAAEMLQDIQGLHPAATPPRKQGLGCLDLPLPRTPGLGRLQEDSLDGLRTPGRQRQGREGEGTPRHLLPPATPELPSCSPASETGSENSINMAAHTLMILSRAARTGGPLKDSLRQEEAAAPTVAAKSKKRKPGESSPADQKEHSSSKKKAKKQKKLLDSFPDDLDVDKFLSSLHYDE, encoded by the exons ATGTTGGTGGAAAATAGAGTTGTGTACAGTT GGTATCTACAAGAAGAAGGTCTCAGTGGCACAAGTAGAGCATTCATTCTGGAAAGCCCCAATTTGAAAGAGTATGCAGAGCACAGTACAGAGGATGGACTTATTCCagcctgtgtgttt TCACTTTTTGGGAAGAACCTGAAAACTATTTTGAATGAATATGTAGCTTCCAAAACAAAGG AAATAAGTCAAGAAAATCATGCCCCTGCCATGTTGTCATCATTATGGAAGAAGCTGGATATCACTCTTAATCAGATCAA ATGTTTGGAGAACTCTCCAATTGTATATTCCAGCCAGAGGA TGCGTacaaaaaatggcatcataagAAACCGGGCCCTGGCAAGTCCTATGGCGTGTCCCAGTCCTAGTGGTGTGATGGCTCCTTCTCCCAGCTCATGTGCACCCAGTCCCCTCCCCACCCCGCATGGCGCTCCTGGACATtccacccctgtgtgtgtctcccagGCTCGGCTGTCCCCACTGACTCTCAGTCACCCCCATGTCCAGGATGTGAGCCGCCTGTCCATCAACTTGAGCC ACAATACCCCACTGCAAATAATTGTTCCTGACCAGAGGCTTACTCCTGGGCCGTTATCTCCAGCACGCAGGAAATG TGATTCACCTAGAAGAAGAGGGGGGTGCCTGGCCTCAGGGAGTGGAACGTCACGGGCAAACATCACGTCCAGTGGTCTCACTCAAGAAGGACAAGGCGAAGAAGTGGTGTCAGAGAATTTCCCT CAAATGGTAATAGAAAATGCCCGTGAGAAGATTCTAAAGGACCGTTCGCTACAAGAAAAGCTTGCTGAAAATATTAACAAAATACTTGCCAG TGACAATAGTCCACAAGCTTCAAAGGCAGCATGCAGCTCAGTGGATCAAGACCAGTCCATTGATGAAATTCTGGGCCTACAG GGAGAGATCCACATGACTGATGATGCCATTCAGGACATTCTAGAGCAGACGGAGTCTGACCCTGCTTTCCAGGCTCTCTTCGACCTCTTTGACTACG GTAAAGAGAAAACCACCGGTGCTGAGGAGGTTGAGGGAGGCCAAAGAGACCAGGAGAGCCAGGACATTTGTCATGTGGAGGAGCCCACCGAGACTGGTCACCTAG GTCCTGTGCAGGAAGACTCTGCATCCTGTGCCGAGCCCTCAGCTGTACCTAGAGCAAGGGCGAGAGGAGCTCAAGAGGCCAAGAACAAGAGGAAGTCCACTCTGTCCTCAAATGCACCCAAGAATCCTGCTCCAGCGCTCCCCTCAGGGCTGCCtcccagccagccagcctctGAGAGCCCGGTCTCAGGCCGAGGGTCTTCTGCAGACCCAAAGCAGAGGGTGGGCAGGAGGCACACGCGGCCCTCTCAGCACCTCTCTCAGGCCAGCAGGAGCACAGACATTGAGGACACGGTGAATATGGATGTAGACGACCCGGTGGTTCCCGAGACCGACTCTGTGTCATTGGCACAGGAGCAGTCTCAGGTCAGCAAAGGCCCCGGTGCGGAACAGCCTCCGGCCATAGTGGGCAGCCAACTGCTAGGAACAGCACGTGACCTCCTGTTGACCGCTTCGGCTCCTGTTGCCACAGCCGGATATGAGGGGCAGCAAGAATCAGCGCAGGGACATGGTGCTAGTCGCTCCGCAGAGAAAGCACCAGAGGTTCTGCGTGGATCTAATAACAAGGGGCCTGTTGGAGAAGTGGACCAGTCCAAAAAAGAAGGCCCTCTGTCCCAAGGAGGGCAAGCTGTGCAGAAGTCCCAGACGCCAGACAGCTTGAGAGGCTCAGGGGTCAGTGTTTTGCCCCCATCGGCTCCAGCTGCTCGTCCCGCGGCTGTGCCCTCGTCCTCCTCGGCTGCGGAGACCGACCCCGGTCAGATTGTCTCTCTGAAGATCATAGTGAGTGATGAGCAGGAGCAGCCCTCCACAGACACGTCACTCAGCCAGGCTGTCTCCAGCATCAGCGAGGAGCGCATCCCCACCATATACCTCTCCTCCCCCGCCAAGTCGCCGGCCAGGGGGGTGCTGCTGTCTGCCCCCAGCTCCGGGGTGACCCCCGAGGAAACGGTCCAGGCAGTTAGCTGTCTTCAGAGGACTGAGGTCACTCAGGACGGTCATCAGCCATTAGCCCCCGGAGGTGCTGGAGACGGCTTCTTCCAGCTTCTGCCAGCCAGCACCGGACCCAGCAGCTACTTTGTGGTGACGGACCAGGTGCTACCAGGAGACCATCAGTCCAGCGTGGTTGTGGTTCCAGGAGCGCCGGCTACCCAGAGTAAGCTGACCACGTTGCCCCAAGTTCTGGCTACGCCACCGCGGTCACGGACTGGACCACAGCCTTACG GTTCAACCTTCATCATATCCTCACCAGTCCAGTCTATGCTACAGAGTGTAATGTTGCCCGTATCCGTGATGAGTCAGAACAACACAGGGAAGTTCACCATTGTGCCCAATCAG GTACTAACTTTGCCCTGCACAACATCTGTGACCCAGCCAGCAACCCTAGTAGCAAAACCCAATATGGCCCCTCAACAAGATGCCAGCAACCTTG GTAAAACGGTCAAGTCGATTGCTGCTCCACCAGAGAAGGTAACTGCTCCACCACAGAAGGTAACTGCTCCAACACAGAAGATGGCTGCTCCTGTACCGAAAGCAGCTGTTCCTTTGCAATGTCAGAGCACAGAGCCAGGGAAGGCTGGAGGTGCTCCGGGCCATGTGAGGATGCTCTGCTTCGACGCTCCCTCCTCAAACACACCAACCCCGCcagcagctccagctccagcgcCCGTGGGCAGTGGGAGCCCTGCCACACAGACTAGGAGTCCGGCCCCCACCGGCTCGCCCCCCACTGAGAAACAGACAAGCAGGGAGGGCGGGCGTGCCGAGACCCCTAAACCCATCATCCTCGGAGGGAGCAGGTCCAAGAGGAGGGTGGAGACGGTTCGGGTGGAGGACCAAACTCCGCAGCCCTCTGCTTTTACAGCGCCACAGAACAGGGACACATCGGTTAAGATCCCGGCTGCATCAGCAGGGAAGGACAAGAGCTCCGACGCTCccaaagcagcagcagcagcagtccagCAGGGGCCCAGCACACGGTTCGAGTCCAGGAGGAAACCCCACATGACGGAGAAGCCCGACGCAGGACACACTTCTAGCAATGTGGCCCAGAACACTAAGCCGTCAGAGCGATTGCATCTGCAGAGCGCAAAGTCCACAGGAGCCAAGAGGGACGGAAAAGAGTCTGGCAAACAGGAAATGGTTAAGGCCCAAGATGGCCGTGCGGTGACAGAAGAGAGGACAGCGGCCCCGCAGGGGGCCTCTCCTGTCACTGCCAACAAGGAGAACGAGCTGGAGGCCCACCGGGGGAAGGAGAGGGGCCAGCCAGCATCCCCAGCCCCGCTGGACCCTGCCTCCGCTCCCTCCGCAGCAGCCAGCAAGGCCCTGAGCAAGACCAGCCCGCTGACCAAACAAGCTGCCGAGATGCTCCAGGACATCCAGGGCCTCCACCCTGCAGCCACCCCACCCAGGAAGCAAGGGCTGGGCTGCCTGGACCTACCGCTGCCCAGAACCCCCGGCCTGGGCCGTCTGCAGGAGGACTCGCTGGACGGGCTCCGCACGCCGGGCAGGCAGCGGCAGGGGCGCGAGGGAGAGGGCACGCCACGCCACCTGCTGCCTCCGGCCACGCCCGAGCTGCCCTCCTGCAGCCCGGCCAGCGAGACGGGCAGCGAGAACAGCATCAACATGGCCGCCCACACGCTCATGATCCTGTCCCGCGCGGCGCGCACCGGGGGTCCCCTCAAGGACAGCTTACGGCAGGAGGAGGCAGCCGCCCCCACGGTTGCAGCCAAAAGCAAGAAGCGCAAGCCCGGCGAGTCCAGCCCTGCTGACCAGAAGGAGCACTCCAGCAGCAAGAAGAAAGCGAAA AAACAGAAGAAGCTGTTGGATTCTTTCCCTGATGACTTGGACGTTGACAAGTTCCTGTCATCCCTGCATTATGATGAATGA
- the npat gene encoding protein NPAT isoform X1, producing the protein MLLPSDIARLVLGYLQEEGLSGTSRAFILESPNLKEYAEHSTEDGLIPACVFSLFGKNLKTILNEYVASKTKEISQENHAPAMLSSLWKKLDITLNQIKCLENSPIVYSSQRMRTKNGIIRNRALASPMACPSPSGVMAPSPSSCAPSPLPTPHGAPGHSTPVCVSQARLSPLTLSHPHVQDVSRLSINLSHNTPLQIIVPDQRLTPGPLSPARRKCDSPRRRGGCLASGSGTSRANITSSGLTQEGQGEEVVSENFPQMVIENAREKILKDRSLQEKLAENINKILASDNSPQASKAACSSVDQDQSIDEILGLQGEIHMTDDAIQDILEQTESDPAFQALFDLFDYGKEKTTGAEEVEGGQRDQESQDICHVEEPTETGHLGPVQEDSASCAEPSAVPRARARGAQEAKNKRKSTLSSNAPKNPAPALPSGLPPSQPASESPVSGRGSSADPKQRVGRRHTRPSQHLSQASRSTDIEDTVNMDVDDPVVPETDSVSLAQEQSQVSKGPGAEQPPAIVGSQLLGTARDLLLTASAPVATAGYEGQQESAQGHGASRSAEKAPEVLRGSNNKGPVGEVDQSKKEGPLSQGGQAVQKSQTPDSLRGSGVSVLPPSAPAARPAAVPSSSSAAETDPGQIVSLKIIVSDEQEQPSTDTSLSQAVSSISEERIPTIYLSSPAKSPARGVLLSAPSSGVTPEETVQAVSCLQRTEVTQDGHQPLAPGGAGDGFFQLLPASTGPSSYFVVTDQVLPGDHQSSVVVVPGAPATQSKLTTLPQVLATPPRSRTGPQPYGSTFIISSPVQSMLQSVMLPVSVMSQNNTGKFTIVPNQVLTLPCTTSVTQPATLVAKPNMAPQQDASNLGKTVKSIAAPPEKVTAPPQKVTAPTQKMAAPVPKAAVPLQCQSTEPGKAGGAPGHVRMLCFDAPSSNTPTPPAAPAPAPVGSGSPATQTRSPAPTGSPPTEKQTSREGGRAETPKPIILGGSRSKRRVETVRVEDQTPQPSAFTAPQNRDTSVKIPAASAGKDKSSDAPKAAAAAVQQGPSTRFESRRKPHMTEKPDAGHTSSNVAQNTKPSERLHLQSAKSTGAKRDGKESGKQEMVKAQDGRAVTEERTAAPQGASPVTANKENELEAHRGKERGQPASPAPLDPASAPSAAASKALSKTSPLTKQAAEMLQDIQGLHPAATPPRKQGLGCLDLPLPRTPGLGRLQEDSLDGLRTPGRQRQGREGEGTPRHLLPPATPELPSCSPASETGSENSINMAAHTLMILSRAARTGGPLKDSLRQEEAAAPTVAAKSKKRKPGESSPADQKEHSSSKKKAKKQKKLLDSFPDDLDVDKFLSSLHYDE; encoded by the exons ATGTTGCTACCATCTGATATTGCGCGACTTGTTCTTG GGTATCTACAAGAAGAAGGTCTCAGTGGCACAAGTAGAGCATTCATTCTGGAAAGCCCCAATTTGAAAGAGTATGCAGAGCACAGTACAGAGGATGGACTTATTCCagcctgtgtgttt TCACTTTTTGGGAAGAACCTGAAAACTATTTTGAATGAATATGTAGCTTCCAAAACAAAGG AAATAAGTCAAGAAAATCATGCCCCTGCCATGTTGTCATCATTATGGAAGAAGCTGGATATCACTCTTAATCAGATCAA ATGTTTGGAGAACTCTCCAATTGTATATTCCAGCCAGAGGA TGCGTacaaaaaatggcatcataagAAACCGGGCCCTGGCAAGTCCTATGGCGTGTCCCAGTCCTAGTGGTGTGATGGCTCCTTCTCCCAGCTCATGTGCACCCAGTCCCCTCCCCACCCCGCATGGCGCTCCTGGACATtccacccctgtgtgtgtctcccagGCTCGGCTGTCCCCACTGACTCTCAGTCACCCCCATGTCCAGGATGTGAGCCGCCTGTCCATCAACTTGAGCC ACAATACCCCACTGCAAATAATTGTTCCTGACCAGAGGCTTACTCCTGGGCCGTTATCTCCAGCACGCAGGAAATG TGATTCACCTAGAAGAAGAGGGGGGTGCCTGGCCTCAGGGAGTGGAACGTCACGGGCAAACATCACGTCCAGTGGTCTCACTCAAGAAGGACAAGGCGAAGAAGTGGTGTCAGAGAATTTCCCT CAAATGGTAATAGAAAATGCCCGTGAGAAGATTCTAAAGGACCGTTCGCTACAAGAAAAGCTTGCTGAAAATATTAACAAAATACTTGCCAG TGACAATAGTCCACAAGCTTCAAAGGCAGCATGCAGCTCAGTGGATCAAGACCAGTCCATTGATGAAATTCTGGGCCTACAG GGAGAGATCCACATGACTGATGATGCCATTCAGGACATTCTAGAGCAGACGGAGTCTGACCCTGCTTTCCAGGCTCTCTTCGACCTCTTTGACTACG GTAAAGAGAAAACCACCGGTGCTGAGGAGGTTGAGGGAGGCCAAAGAGACCAGGAGAGCCAGGACATTTGTCATGTGGAGGAGCCCACCGAGACTGGTCACCTAG GTCCTGTGCAGGAAGACTCTGCATCCTGTGCCGAGCCCTCAGCTGTACCTAGAGCAAGGGCGAGAGGAGCTCAAGAGGCCAAGAACAAGAGGAAGTCCACTCTGTCCTCAAATGCACCCAAGAATCCTGCTCCAGCGCTCCCCTCAGGGCTGCCtcccagccagccagcctctGAGAGCCCGGTCTCAGGCCGAGGGTCTTCTGCAGACCCAAAGCAGAGGGTGGGCAGGAGGCACACGCGGCCCTCTCAGCACCTCTCTCAGGCCAGCAGGAGCACAGACATTGAGGACACGGTGAATATGGATGTAGACGACCCGGTGGTTCCCGAGACCGACTCTGTGTCATTGGCACAGGAGCAGTCTCAGGTCAGCAAAGGCCCCGGTGCGGAACAGCCTCCGGCCATAGTGGGCAGCCAACTGCTAGGAACAGCACGTGACCTCCTGTTGACCGCTTCGGCTCCTGTTGCCACAGCCGGATATGAGGGGCAGCAAGAATCAGCGCAGGGACATGGTGCTAGTCGCTCCGCAGAGAAAGCACCAGAGGTTCTGCGTGGATCTAATAACAAGGGGCCTGTTGGAGAAGTGGACCAGTCCAAAAAAGAAGGCCCTCTGTCCCAAGGAGGGCAAGCTGTGCAGAAGTCCCAGACGCCAGACAGCTTGAGAGGCTCAGGGGTCAGTGTTTTGCCCCCATCGGCTCCAGCTGCTCGTCCCGCGGCTGTGCCCTCGTCCTCCTCGGCTGCGGAGACCGACCCCGGTCAGATTGTCTCTCTGAAGATCATAGTGAGTGATGAGCAGGAGCAGCCCTCCACAGACACGTCACTCAGCCAGGCTGTCTCCAGCATCAGCGAGGAGCGCATCCCCACCATATACCTCTCCTCCCCCGCCAAGTCGCCGGCCAGGGGGGTGCTGCTGTCTGCCCCCAGCTCCGGGGTGACCCCCGAGGAAACGGTCCAGGCAGTTAGCTGTCTTCAGAGGACTGAGGTCACTCAGGACGGTCATCAGCCATTAGCCCCCGGAGGTGCTGGAGACGGCTTCTTCCAGCTTCTGCCAGCCAGCACCGGACCCAGCAGCTACTTTGTGGTGACGGACCAGGTGCTACCAGGAGACCATCAGTCCAGCGTGGTTGTGGTTCCAGGAGCGCCGGCTACCCAGAGTAAGCTGACCACGTTGCCCCAAGTTCTGGCTACGCCACCGCGGTCACGGACTGGACCACAGCCTTACG GTTCAACCTTCATCATATCCTCACCAGTCCAGTCTATGCTACAGAGTGTAATGTTGCCCGTATCCGTGATGAGTCAGAACAACACAGGGAAGTTCACCATTGTGCCCAATCAG GTACTAACTTTGCCCTGCACAACATCTGTGACCCAGCCAGCAACCCTAGTAGCAAAACCCAATATGGCCCCTCAACAAGATGCCAGCAACCTTG GTAAAACGGTCAAGTCGATTGCTGCTCCACCAGAGAAGGTAACTGCTCCACCACAGAAGGTAACTGCTCCAACACAGAAGATGGCTGCTCCTGTACCGAAAGCAGCTGTTCCTTTGCAATGTCAGAGCACAGAGCCAGGGAAGGCTGGAGGTGCTCCGGGCCATGTGAGGATGCTCTGCTTCGACGCTCCCTCCTCAAACACACCAACCCCGCcagcagctccagctccagcgcCCGTGGGCAGTGGGAGCCCTGCCACACAGACTAGGAGTCCGGCCCCCACCGGCTCGCCCCCCACTGAGAAACAGACAAGCAGGGAGGGCGGGCGTGCCGAGACCCCTAAACCCATCATCCTCGGAGGGAGCAGGTCCAAGAGGAGGGTGGAGACGGTTCGGGTGGAGGACCAAACTCCGCAGCCCTCTGCTTTTACAGCGCCACAGAACAGGGACACATCGGTTAAGATCCCGGCTGCATCAGCAGGGAAGGACAAGAGCTCCGACGCTCccaaagcagcagcagcagcagtccagCAGGGGCCCAGCACACGGTTCGAGTCCAGGAGGAAACCCCACATGACGGAGAAGCCCGACGCAGGACACACTTCTAGCAATGTGGCCCAGAACACTAAGCCGTCAGAGCGATTGCATCTGCAGAGCGCAAAGTCCACAGGAGCCAAGAGGGACGGAAAAGAGTCTGGCAAACAGGAAATGGTTAAGGCCCAAGATGGCCGTGCGGTGACAGAAGAGAGGACAGCGGCCCCGCAGGGGGCCTCTCCTGTCACTGCCAACAAGGAGAACGAGCTGGAGGCCCACCGGGGGAAGGAGAGGGGCCAGCCAGCATCCCCAGCCCCGCTGGACCCTGCCTCCGCTCCCTCCGCAGCAGCCAGCAAGGCCCTGAGCAAGACCAGCCCGCTGACCAAACAAGCTGCCGAGATGCTCCAGGACATCCAGGGCCTCCACCCTGCAGCCACCCCACCCAGGAAGCAAGGGCTGGGCTGCCTGGACCTACCGCTGCCCAGAACCCCCGGCCTGGGCCGTCTGCAGGAGGACTCGCTGGACGGGCTCCGCACGCCGGGCAGGCAGCGGCAGGGGCGCGAGGGAGAGGGCACGCCACGCCACCTGCTGCCTCCGGCCACGCCCGAGCTGCCCTCCTGCAGCCCGGCCAGCGAGACGGGCAGCGAGAACAGCATCAACATGGCCGCCCACACGCTCATGATCCTGTCCCGCGCGGCGCGCACCGGGGGTCCCCTCAAGGACAGCTTACGGCAGGAGGAGGCAGCCGCCCCCACGGTTGCAGCCAAAAGCAAGAAGCGCAAGCCCGGCGAGTCCAGCCCTGCTGACCAGAAGGAGCACTCCAGCAGCAAGAAGAAAGCGAAA AAACAGAAGAAGCTGTTGGATTCTTTCCCTGATGACTTGGACGTTGACAAGTTCCTGTCATCCCTGCATTATGATGAATGA